A single window of Cytobacillus dafuensis DNA harbors:
- the pxpB gene encoding 5-oxoprolinase subunit PxpB → MSKRIIPKADVTGERSIRFAFSTEVAKETFSQVQQFCEMIEKELQFYIQEVVPSYHTVMVYLKKDIPDKAPLIESLMQKWERHYKADGTFKSRKLQIPVCYGGKFGLDMERVVKHTGLTEREIITIHVESVYTVYMIGFLPGFPYLGGLNDRLATPRLQTPRLKVPKGTVGIGGSQTGIYPLECPGGWNIIGKTPIDIYDPDRKEPFFIRTGDQLQFYPISIEEFFNIEKEMKKDPGLLKEFIKLD, encoded by the coding sequence ATGAGTAAAAGAATAATCCCGAAGGCTGATGTGACGGGTGAGCGCAGCATAAGGTTCGCATTTAGCACAGAGGTCGCAAAGGAAACCTTTAGTCAGGTTCAGCAATTTTGCGAAATGATAGAAAAAGAATTACAGTTTTATATTCAGGAAGTTGTTCCAAGCTATCATACCGTTATGGTTTATTTGAAAAAGGATATCCCGGATAAAGCGCCGCTGATTGAATCGCTAATGCAGAAATGGGAACGCCATTATAAAGCAGATGGCACCTTCAAATCAAGAAAGCTCCAGATTCCCGTTTGTTATGGCGGGAAGTTTGGTCTGGATATGGAGAGAGTAGTGAAACATACGGGATTAACAGAAAGGGAAATCATCACTATTCATGTTGAATCCGTTTATACGGTTTACATGATTGGCTTTCTTCCAGGGTTCCCCTACTTAGGCGGGCTAAACGATAGATTAGCAACACCCAGACTGCAAACACCAAGATTAAAAGTGCCAAAAGGGACTGTTGGCATCGGCGGAAGTCAGACAGGCATCTATCCATTAGAATGCCCAGGGGGATGGAACATCATTGGGAAAACCCCTATAGATATATATGATCCAGATCGTAAGGAGCCTTTTTTTATCCGCACGGGCGACCAGCTTCAGTTTTATCCGATTTCAATAGAAGAATTTTTTAATATAGAAAAGGAAATGAAAAAAGATCCAGGGTTATTGAAGGAGTTTATTAAGCTGGATTAG
- a CDS encoding ABC transporter substrate-binding protein, producing the protein MKKLYSLLFALLLAVGVLAGCGESADKPKENAENGEKQTVQQEESAFPVTIKDALDNEVVIESKPEKIVSLIPSNTEIAFALGLGEEVVGVSDYDNYPEEVANKEKIGGMEFNVEKIISLKPNLVLAHASSAHNSAEGLQQLRDAGIAVLVVNEAKNIDQVYESINMIGAASGEKEKAEELVAGMKEKFEAIKEKAKEIKDEDRKKVFVEVSPAPEIYAAGANTFINEMLEMIHADNVITEEDWPKMDPEAVIERNPDVIITTHGYYVEDPVGNVLSRDGWQGINAVKNKQVFDVNSDAVTRTGPRLVEGVEELAKAIYPETFK; encoded by the coding sequence ATGAAAAAGCTTTACTCGTTATTATTCGCGCTGCTTCTTGCAGTTGGTGTTTTGGCAGGCTGTGGGGAAAGTGCAGACAAGCCGAAGGAAAACGCAGAAAATGGTGAAAAACAAACAGTTCAACAGGAAGAGTCTGCTTTTCCAGTTACAATTAAAGATGCCTTAGATAATGAAGTGGTTATTGAATCGAAGCCTGAAAAGATTGTCTCTTTAATTCCAAGTAATACAGAAATTGCGTTTGCTCTTGGATTAGGGGAAGAGGTTGTTGGTGTTTCTGATTATGATAATTACCCAGAAGAAGTAGCAAATAAAGAGAAAATTGGCGGAATGGAATTTAATGTTGAGAAAATTATTTCTTTAAAACCAAATCTTGTTCTAGCACATGCTTCAAGTGCCCATAATTCAGCAGAGGGGCTACAGCAGTTAAGAGATGCTGGTATTGCGGTCCTAGTTGTCAATGAGGCGAAAAACATTGATCAAGTTTACGAATCAATCAATATGATTGGAGCGGCATCAGGAGAGAAGGAAAAGGCTGAAGAGCTTGTTGCTGGAATGAAAGAAAAGTTTGAAGCTATTAAAGAAAAAGCAAAAGAAATAAAGGATGAAGATCGTAAAAAGGTTTTTGTTGAAGTATCTCCTGCACCTGAAATTTATGCAGCAGGTGCAAATACATTCATCAATGAAATGCTTGAAATGATCCATGCGGATAATGTGATTACAGAGGAAGACTGGCCAAAAATGGATCCGGAGGCCGTTATTGAAAGAAATCCGGATGTAATCATCACAACTCACGGATATTATGTAGAGGACCCTGTTGGAAATGTATTATCGCGTGATGGCTGGCAGGGCATAAATGCTGTTAAAAACAAGCAGGTGTTCGATGTGAATTCTGATGCGGTTACCCGTACAGGCCCAAGGCTTGTTGAAGGAGTAGAGGAACTTGCAAAAGCGATTTACCCGGAAACATTTAAATAA
- a CDS encoding LamB/YcsF family protein, with product MRIDLNADVGESFGAYKIGEDQPLFDYITSANIACGFHAGDFNVMHDTVKKAKEKGVAIGAHPGYPDLQGFGRRSLQMTPREVYNLTVYQIGALKMFCDLYGLPVQHVKPHGALYNTAAESPALADAIAEAVYDTVPAAYLFGLCSSELVKAGEKIGLKTASEAFADRQYTDEGRLCSRQQPNAVLKSFDDILNQVHEIVLHGRVKGLSGNWLPLKADTICFHGDGANVAEHTAHVRQSLEKENIIVTAVGSI from the coding sequence GTGAGAATCGATTTAAATGCCGATGTGGGCGAAAGCTTTGGCGCTTATAAAATTGGAGAAGATCAGCCGCTTTTTGACTATATTACCTCGGCGAATATTGCCTGCGGCTTCCATGCGGGTGACTTTAATGTCATGCATGACACCGTGAAAAAGGCAAAAGAAAAAGGGGTGGCTATCGGTGCGCATCCGGGATATCCCGATCTTCAAGGATTTGGCCGCCGCAGCCTGCAAATGACACCTCGCGAGGTGTATAATTTGACCGTTTACCAGATTGGTGCCCTTAAAATGTTTTGTGATTTATACGGTCTTCCAGTCCAGCATGTCAAACCGCACGGCGCGCTTTATAATACTGCTGCTGAAAGTCCTGCCCTAGCCGACGCGATTGCCGAAGCGGTGTACGATACCGTTCCAGCCGCTTATTTATTTGGTTTGTGCAGCAGCGAGCTAGTAAAGGCTGGAGAAAAAATTGGCTTAAAGACTGCGTCAGAAGCCTTTGCAGACCGGCAATATACGGATGAAGGGAGATTATGTTCAAGGCAGCAGCCAAATGCTGTTTTGAAATCATTTGATGACATCCTTAATCAGGTACATGAAATTGTTCTGCATGGGCGGGTAAAAGGCCTTTCAGGCAATTGGCTTCCGCTTAAGGCCGACACGATTTGTTTCCATGGGGATGGAGCAAATGTAGCCGAGCATACAGCTCATGTCCGTCAATCACTAGAAAAAGAGAATATTATAGTCACAGCGGTGGGGAGTATCTGA
- a CDS encoding M14 family metallopeptidase has protein sequence MNSIFSIWTTEGLLCDKNRDGVADGVSAFIDLPEGLAPIGLIDFCARLGFETTALSLDFFEQKENAVKISFVYSESNTLLKLENQNLIFLYKDEPELSSFLKLLAAMKPGINEGSSSLELREGRLFAGQKEIPVLSDFRQGETETSPKITSLSHLWNFSGLGKSNEASPVKLLDLNIGIEESLQTSALLREACYFVARMAMNSTKISFPLTGKPSAVIQFDITEGTETAFELVKGNHLVLKGQKDVLPQALHHLARAKHWSEEGAFGYWEQEYKLSQKAEEPLLFELEWTDESEVQLAFEKLKELKNLDDADIELFLSEPLDIRKKIESEWKAEFPAIRSLSVRSSFKPGLHWINEEIVPQLLSKKVKRIEIKVQAEKGANGLELPIRWIQEMYPVDRCIEEAIGLDANLISFHLEEDLPHTYEVYGFDEQDKPMLLGYLDVPVSKMTYLDGERFVYPVSSAVRIRRNVNLTEEHLILTDRERFYRFYVNDVLPKLWQTVSDYRSGQGHIRPFFDRLEIDVWMSEEERKLFVDEERISSLEALHEDLYFNTLDYFAYRGEEIEGKPFNAPGGVHPFMHIRTGEKPAARIQVFSWEDEPQENWITKAIHFDEDGSLSQAVMNNEIKELALSIHKFEKPAHHIHLDVEEWLQGQSRYQVVYPDHSYRGHAIPVIECYMDSGEEFYSPLKLSVFKKTIFLEAGHHSNEVSSTPAILQFLSRAEDMLKDWLKDVNVVILPLANPDGYELLTKLTKEHPEWKHHAARYNAVGLEYSTVRFHDTVFGEANIYPEILRRWAPDVIVDDHGIPSHEWVQPFAGYNSPPRFPVSYFLPSAKIYGIGRLSTGAYRPKHEANLETIVDHVSRFIQDTFIESENKYWQKRFIKYGNQWLPDVFPIEEAPGIHFYRMADVTPSYSTIGITRYPEWIAAEVISEANDEVVYGEVLSGCVEAHIVFDLAILDTLARADIKVKQNGDQGLEYQRIRPLQLQNVKG, from the coding sequence GTGAACAGCATCTTTTCCATTTGGACAACAGAGGGCCTTCTTTGCGACAAGAACAGAGATGGTGTCGCAGACGGAGTTTCCGCTTTTATCGATTTACCAGAAGGACTTGCCCCTATTGGCTTAATTGACTTTTGCGCTCGCTTGGGATTTGAAACGACAGCACTATCATTGGATTTTTTCGAACAAAAAGAAAATGCCGTCAAAATAAGCTTTGTGTACTCAGAGTCTAATACATTATTAAAGCTGGAAAATCAGAACCTAATTTTTCTATATAAAGATGAACCAGAGCTTTCTTCATTTCTAAAATTACTGGCGGCAATGAAGCCGGGAATCAATGAGGGAAGTTCGTCCCTTGAATTAAGGGAAGGCAGACTTTTTGCAGGGCAGAAGGAAATTCCCGTCCTTTCTGATTTCAGACAAGGGGAAACAGAGACATCGCCTAAAATCACGAGTCTTAGCCATTTATGGAATTTTTCAGGTCTTGGGAAAAGCAATGAAGCCTCTCCTGTAAAACTGCTGGATTTGAATATTGGAATAGAAGAATCTTTACAGACATCAGCTTTATTGCGGGAAGCATGTTATTTTGTTGCACGCATGGCCATGAATTCAACGAAAATATCATTCCCGCTGACAGGCAAACCATCTGCTGTCATCCAATTTGATATCACAGAAGGCACGGAAACAGCATTTGAACTTGTTAAGGGCAATCACCTGGTACTGAAGGGGCAAAAGGATGTTTTGCCTCAAGCCCTTCATCATCTCGCACGGGCAAAGCATTGGAGCGAGGAGGGAGCATTCGGATATTGGGAACAGGAATATAAACTATCTCAAAAAGCCGAAGAACCACTGCTGTTCGAATTAGAATGGACAGATGAAAGCGAGGTTCAATTGGCTTTTGAAAAATTAAAAGAGTTAAAGAATCTTGATGATGCAGACATTGAATTATTTTTATCTGAGCCATTAGATATACGAAAAAAAATAGAATCCGAATGGAAGGCAGAATTTCCTGCAATCCGCTCGCTATCAGTCCGCTCGTCCTTTAAACCGGGCCTGCATTGGATTAATGAAGAGATCGTTCCGCAATTGCTGAGTAAAAAGGTAAAACGAATAGAGATTAAAGTTCAGGCAGAAAAAGGGGCCAATGGTCTTGAGCTTCCGATTCGCTGGATTCAAGAAATGTATCCTGTCGACCGCTGTATTGAGGAAGCCATTGGTTTAGATGCCAATTTAATCTCTTTCCATTTAGAAGAAGATTTGCCCCATACATACGAAGTGTATGGATTCGATGAACAAGATAAGCCAATGCTGCTGGGCTATTTAGATGTTCCGGTGTCAAAGATGACATATTTAGATGGGGAGCGTTTTGTCTACCCTGTTTCCAGCGCTGTTCGCATTCGCCGAAACGTAAATCTGACAGAGGAGCATTTGATTCTGACAGATCGGGAACGTTTTTACCGTTTCTATGTAAATGATGTGCTTCCAAAGCTTTGGCAGACGGTGTCAGACTACAGGTCAGGACAGGGACATATCCGGCCATTCTTTGATCGGTTAGAGATCGATGTTTGGATGAGTGAAGAGGAAAGAAAGCTTTTTGTAGATGAAGAACGGATATCTTCACTGGAAGCATTGCATGAAGACCTTTATTTTAATACATTGGACTATTTCGCCTATCGGGGAGAGGAAATCGAAGGCAAGCCATTCAATGCACCGGGTGGCGTTCACCCGTTTATGCATATAAGGACGGGGGAGAAACCTGCAGCACGGATTCAAGTGTTTAGCTGGGAAGATGAACCACAGGAAAATTGGATCACAAAAGCCATTCATTTTGATGAAGATGGAAGCCTATCTCAAGCCGTGATGAACAATGAAATAAAAGAGTTGGCCTTATCCATTCACAAGTTTGAAAAACCTGCCCATCATATTCACCTGGATGTTGAAGAGTGGCTGCAGGGGCAATCGCGCTATCAGGTCGTTTACCCAGATCATTCTTACCGCGGACATGCCATCCCAGTTATCGAATGTTATATGGATTCAGGTGAGGAGTTTTATTCACCTTTAAAACTATCGGTCTTCAAAAAAACAATCTTCTTAGAGGCAGGCCACCATTCAAACGAAGTGTCGAGCACGCCGGCCATCCTGCAATTCTTGAGTCGTGCAGAAGACATGCTAAAAGACTGGCTAAAGGATGTCAACGTAGTCATTCTCCCGCTGGCCAATCCTGATGGCTATGAATTGCTGACAAAGCTGACAAAGGAGCATCCGGAATGGAAGCACCATGCAGCAAGGTATAATGCGGTAGGACTTGAATATTCCACTGTCCGTTTTCATGACACTGTTTTTGGCGAAGCCAATATTTATCCTGAAATTCTGCGCAGATGGGCACCAGATGTCATTGTCGATGATCATGGAATCCCTTCCCATGAATGGGTTCAGCCATTTGCCGGGTATAACAGCCCTCCAAGATTTCCAGTATCTTATTTCCTTCCGAGCGCGAAAATCTATGGCATTGGCCGATTGTCAACGGGCGCTTATCGACCAAAGCACGAGGCGAATTTAGAAACGATTGTCGATCATGTAAGCCGATTTATTCAAGATACATTTATCGAAAGTGAAAATAAATACTGGCAGAAGCGATTCATCAAATACGGAAATCAGTGGCTGCCGGATGTATTTCCAATCGAAGAAGCCCCTGGCATTCATTTTTACCGCATGGCCGATGTAACTCCGTCGTATTCTACGATTGGCATTACAAGATATCCGGAGTGGATTGCAGCTGAAGTCATTTCGGAGGCAAATGATGAAGTGGTATATGGCGAAGTCCTTAGTGGCTGTGTTGAAGCACATATTGTCTTTGATTTGGCTATTTTAGACACATTAGCAAGGGCAGACATTAAAGTGAAACAGAATGGCGATCAGGGGCTCGAATATCAGCGAATACGACCGCTGCAACTTCAAAATGTAAAGGGGTAA
- the mgtE gene encoding magnesium transporter yields the protein MIQNMTENQITLHIIKTLKENKKKEFETILDELQPYDVAQIYENLPEKHKTRFLLFMNVDTLADLIQELSKEDQLEVLNKLEIEKTGEVLDLMDNDDLALLLDDLSPEKIASLLSGMNKSESQIVQNIMNYPPETAGRLMTNRFVWIRDYYTVLDAVGKLKSFAEFAETINYLYVIDQDRRLVGVVSYRDLLIAEPSELIRNIMYERVISVNVMTDQEEVARLVERYDFMAIPVVNEENVLMGIATVDDIIDVVIQEANEDFEKLSATGKSIDFETKAFVAAYRRLPWLILLLFIGIISGSIISGYEKTLEKVVALAFFMPMIAGMTGNTGTQSLAVVVRGLASYDIDKKVVSRLIMRELGVSLIIGLICGILISLIAFFWQGSAILGLVVGSSLFFTLIIGTLAGTIIPLILFKLNIDPAVASGPLITTLNDIFSLVTYFGIATLFINHLM from the coding sequence TTGATTCAGAACATGACTGAAAACCAAATCACTCTTCACATCATAAAAACGTTAAAAGAAAATAAAAAAAAGGAATTCGAAACGATTCTCGACGAATTGCAGCCATATGATGTTGCTCAGATATATGAGAATCTGCCGGAAAAACATAAAACACGCTTTTTGCTTTTCATGAATGTTGATACCCTTGCTGATTTGATTCAAGAGCTAAGCAAAGAGGATCAGCTTGAGGTTTTGAATAAACTAGAAATTGAAAAAACGGGTGAAGTTCTTGATTTAATGGATAATGATGACTTGGCCCTTCTCCTGGATGATTTATCTCCTGAAAAAATAGCTTCTCTTTTATCTGGAATGAATAAAAGCGAATCGCAAATCGTTCAGAATATCATGAATTATCCTCCGGAAACAGCTGGGAGGCTCATGACCAACCGTTTCGTTTGGATTCGAGATTACTATACGGTTTTGGATGCGGTTGGAAAGCTGAAATCTTTTGCTGAGTTTGCAGAAACAATTAATTACCTATATGTCATTGATCAAGACCGAAGACTTGTTGGTGTTGTTTCATACCGCGACCTTCTCATTGCAGAGCCAAGTGAATTGATTAGAAACATTATGTATGAACGGGTCATTTCCGTTAATGTCATGACCGACCAGGAGGAAGTAGCAAGGCTGGTCGAAAGATATGACTTTATGGCTATTCCTGTTGTCAATGAGGAGAATGTCTTAATGGGGATTGCAACCGTTGACGATATCATTGACGTTGTGATTCAGGAAGCAAATGAAGATTTTGAAAAGCTATCTGCAACAGGAAAGTCGATTGATTTTGAAACAAAAGCCTTTGTGGCCGCATATCGAAGATTACCTTGGCTGATTTTGCTCTTATTCATCGGGATTATATCTGGCAGCATTATTAGTGGGTACGAAAAAACTTTGGAGAAAGTCGTTGCCCTAGCTTTCTTTATGCCAATGATTGCTGGTATGACAGGAAATACAGGCACACAATCACTCGCTGTTGTTGTCAGAGGTCTCGCCTCTTATGATATTGATAAAAAAGTGGTTTCCAGGCTAATCATGAGGGAATTAGGTGTAAGCTTAATCATTGGCCTTATTTGTGGGATCCTCATTTCACTTATTGCATTTTTTTGGCAAGGAAGTGCGATATTAGGATTAGTAGTAGGCAGCTCCTTATTTTTTACTTTAATTATCGGAACATTGGCGGGAACAATTATTCCACTTATACTGTTCAAGCTAAACATTGACCCTGCTGTTGCATCAGGACCTCTCATTACGACCTTAAATGATATTTTCTCACTTGTGACGTATTTTGGGATTGCTACTTTGTTTATTAATCATTTAATGTGA
- a CDS encoding pyroglutamyl-peptidase I produces the protein MKTLLLTGFEPFLDFTINPTMRIVEELNGLEVGGYKIHGEILSVDFKKAGSQLVGHLESIQPDAVVSLGLAGGRYKITPERIAININDGEPDNSGNTPVDEAIQPEGADGCMSTLPIRAMVNRLKETGLPAEISNTAGTYLCNHIMYQALHYAKTYNKKMPSGFIHIPASHELALQHGKIPSWSHEDLKKGVYTCIQVLADHE, from the coding sequence ATGAAAACACTATTACTAACAGGGTTCGAACCGTTTCTTGATTTTACCATTAACCCAACAATGCGGATTGTCGAAGAGCTAAATGGATTAGAAGTGGGCGGCTACAAAATCCATGGTGAAATCTTATCGGTGGATTTTAAAAAGGCAGGGTCACAGTTAGTTGGGCACCTTGAAAGCATCCAGCCTGATGCTGTTGTTTCATTAGGACTTGCCGGAGGACGATATAAAATCACTCCAGAGCGGATTGCAATTAATATCAATGATGGAGAGCCGGACAATAGTGGCAATACACCAGTGGATGAGGCGATTCAGCCGGAGGGCGCAGATGGCTGCATGTCAACTCTTCCCATTCGGGCGATGGTTAATCGTCTGAAGGAGACAGGTTTGCCTGCGGAAATTTCTAATACGGCTGGCACTTATTTATGCAACCATATTATGTACCAGGCTCTTCATTATGCGAAAACGTACAATAAGAAAATGCCTTCCGGGTTTATTCATATTCCGGCTTCTCATGAACTTGCCCTTCAGCATGGAAAAATTCCAAGCTGGTCGCATGAGGATTTAAAAAAGGGAGTGTACACTTGCATTCAAGTGTTAGCTGATCATGAGTAA
- a CDS encoding 5-oxoprolinase subunit C family protein: MIPLFKVKKPGLYGSIQDKGRFGFQRYGVPVSGPMDSYAYKYGHYMLHNSSDCPALELFLGGIELEVLADHRIVITGADLGAKVDERDAPLWKSFLIYEGQMLSFSGPRAGSIAYVIPEGGFYAEERLGSAAAYPKGHLGSVLKKDTVLYAQKEKTDGFERGLVKSEIPSYNSEVRVKLWKSPHWELFTKESLEVFFQSNYTLKGGDRMGYLLDGPVLKFIKSGDILSEATQFGTIQVPNSGRPIILMADAQTIGGYATIGKVVEEDLWKVAQLKTGGKIEFILKN, encoded by the coding sequence ATGATTCCTCTTTTTAAAGTGAAAAAGCCCGGTCTATACGGCTCGATTCAGGATAAGGGCAGGTTCGGCTTTCAGCGATACGGTGTTCCTGTATCAGGCCCGATGGATTCCTATGCGTATAAGTATGGCCATTATATGTTGCATAATTCTTCTGACTGCCCAGCATTGGAATTGTTTCTTGGGGGTATAGAGCTTGAGGTTTTAGCGGATCACAGAATAGTGATTACTGGCGCTGATTTAGGAGCAAAGGTAGACGAAAGGGATGCGCCGCTATGGAAGTCCTTTCTTATATATGAAGGCCAGATGCTAAGTTTTTCCGGACCAAGGGCGGGAAGCATCGCTTACGTGATTCCTGAAGGGGGATTTTACGCAGAGGAGAGGCTCGGAAGCGCAGCTGCCTATCCAAAGGGGCATCTAGGGAGTGTATTAAAAAAAGATACGGTGCTTTATGCTCAAAAGGAAAAAACTGATGGATTTGAAAGAGGGCTAGTAAAAAGTGAAATCCCCAGTTATAACTCCGAAGTAAGGGTTAAGCTCTGGAAAAGCCCCCATTGGGAGTTGTTTACCAAGGAAAGTCTAGAGGTTTTTTTTCAATCCAATTATACGCTGAAGGGCGGAGACCGCATGGGCTACTTGCTTGATGGCCCAGTCCTTAAGTTTATCAAGAGCGGCGATATCTTATCGGAGGCAACTCAATTTGGGACGATTCAGGTGCCAAACAGCGGCCGGCCGATTATTCTGATGGCAGATGCGCAGACGATTGGCGGCTATGCCACCATTGGAAAGGTCGTCGAAGAAGATTTATGGAAGGTCGCTCAGTTGAAGACAGGCGGAAAAATTGAATTTATACTGAAGAATTAG
- a CDS encoding ABC transporter permease, which translates to MSILPKRNFLQNFWRFIKKNPAGFIGVLLVVLSVACALLAPWIAPFDPSKASLSSRLAPPSWADETGESVFLLGADQVGRDLLSRIIYGARISLMVGFFGVLISMVLGTVLGLISGFFGKWLDDLIMRLADIQLAFPFILFAIVIMSVLGTGIWKIIIILGLTYWVGFARLIRGQVISLKEQEYIQAAKAIGGTQFRVIRKHILPNVLSSILVLGTMYIAEFILLEASLTFLGLGVDPTVPSWGGMLADSRNYITSAWWTATFPGVAIMLTVLGFNLLGDWLRDKFDPNMKG; encoded by the coding sequence ATGTCAATTCTTCCGAAAAGAAATTTTCTGCAAAACTTTTGGCGATTTATTAAAAAGAACCCCGCCGGTTTTATTGGTGTTTTACTTGTCGTTCTCAGTGTAGCTTGTGCTCTATTAGCACCATGGATTGCTCCATTTGATCCATCAAAGGCGAGTCTATCATCGCGTCTGGCGCCGCCTTCGTGGGCCGATGAAACGGGAGAATCCGTCTTTCTGCTTGGTGCTGATCAGGTAGGAAGAGACTTGCTGAGCAGAATCATTTATGGAGCAAGAATTTCATTGATGGTTGGCTTTTTCGGCGTACTAATTTCGATGGTTTTAGGCACGGTTCTTGGACTTATATCCGGATTTTTTGGAAAATGGCTCGATGACCTGATTATGCGTTTGGCGGATATTCAGCTGGCCTTTCCATTTATCCTTTTTGCCATTGTTATTATGAGTGTTCTCGGAACAGGTATTTGGAAAATTATTATCATTTTAGGTCTAACCTATTGGGTTGGTTTTGCCCGTTTAATCAGAGGACAAGTTATTTCTCTGAAAGAGCAGGAATATATTCAGGCCGCAAAGGCAATTGGCGGAACACAATTTAGAGTAATTCGAAAGCATATCTTGCCGAATGTCCTTTCATCCATTTTAGTTCTCGGAACGATGTATATTGCTGAATTTATCTTATTAGAGGCATCTCTGACATTCCTTGGTTTAGGTGTTGACCCGACTGTTCCATCTTGGGGAGGAATGCTGGCTGACAGCCGGAACTATATTACATCTGCTTGGTGGACCGCGACATTCCCTGGGGTTGCCATCATGTTAACAGTACTTGGATTCAATCTTCTTGGAGATTGGCTGCGCGACAAATTTGATCCAAATATGAAGGGGTAG
- a CDS encoding FtsW/RodA/SpoVE family cell cycle protein yields the protein MNKPLKISERFDWTLCLILFLFFLISCITIYSGQASGQYGNINFVLSQIKNYMIGVVIVAVVMYFDSEQIKRMSWLLYGIGILLLIGLFIAPDFLVPEKKGARLWYDIPKLGSIQPSEFVKVFLIIALSKVIVDHYEKFIVKTLKTDLFLFLKLGIVTAVPLVLIIGDDLGTALVIMAIFAGIVLVSGISWKIIVPIFGLAGTLAGTIFALVIYAPEFLEKYLKVDTYQFYRIYSWLDPVGHKQGAGMQLYNSMQAIGSGQLTGKGFSESQVYIPDRHTDFIFSVIGEEYGFIGASFVIGLYFLLIYHITKTALDTKDPFNTYICVGIISMITFHVFQNIGMTIQVLPITGIPLPFISYGGSSLMGNMMAMGLIFSIRYHEKAYMFGSDSKYLAQKAN from the coding sequence ATGAATAAGCCTTTAAAAATTTCAGAACGCTTTGATTGGACATTATGTCTAATATTATTTTTATTTTTTCTTATCAGCTGTATTACGATATATAGTGGTCAAGCATCGGGACAATATGGGAATATTAATTTCGTATTAAGCCAAATAAAAAATTACATGATCGGTGTGGTTATTGTTGCCGTTGTCATGTATTTTGACAGTGAACAAATAAAAAGGATGTCGTGGCTTTTATACGGAATAGGCATTTTATTACTCATTGGACTGTTTATAGCGCCCGATTTTTTAGTCCCTGAGAAAAAAGGAGCTAGACTTTGGTATGATATTCCTAAACTTGGCTCGATCCAGCCATCAGAGTTTGTTAAAGTCTTCCTCATTATCGCTCTTAGTAAAGTCATCGTTGATCATTATGAAAAATTTATAGTGAAGACGCTTAAAACAGATTTATTTCTCTTTTTAAAGCTTGGAATTGTGACTGCTGTTCCTCTTGTTTTAATTATTGGTGATGATTTAGGTACAGCTCTTGTTATCATGGCTATTTTTGCAGGAATTGTCTTAGTATCAGGGATCTCATGGAAAATCATCGTTCCTATTTTCGGATTAGCTGGAACGCTTGCTGGGACCATTTTCGCTCTTGTCATATACGCTCCCGAATTTTTAGAAAAATATTTAAAGGTAGATACTTACCAATTTTACCGAATATATTCCTGGCTCGATCCTGTCGGCCACAAACAAGGGGCTGGCATGCAGTTATATAATTCCATGCAAGCCATTGGATCTGGACAATTAACCGGAAAAGGATTTAGTGAAAGCCAAGTATATATCCCTGACAGGCATACAGATTTCATATTTAGTGTTATTGGGGAGGAGTATGGATTTATCGGTGCGAGCTTTGTTATCGGCTTATACTTCCTGCTCATTTACCATATAACAAAAACAGCTCTTGATACGAAGGATCCCTTTAACACCTATATTTGTGTCGGGATCATTAGTATGATTACCTTCCACGTTTTTCAAAATATCGGCATGACCATCCAAGTATTGCCGATCACAGGTATCCCCCTACCCTTTATCAGTTATGGAGGAAGCTCTTTAATGGGGAACATGATGGCGATGGGGCTAATTTTCAGTATTAGATATCATGAAAAAGCGTATATGTTTGGTTCTGACTCTAAATATCTAGCCCAAAAGGCGAATTAA